Below is a genomic region from Palaemon carinicauda isolate YSFRI2023 chromosome 31, ASM3689809v2, whole genome shotgun sequence.
ttttttttgtcttccttttttttttatttttttaaaatgtctttatagtttatgtacgaaagatctgatttaatgttactggtgtaccaaccgtgtgtcacacaattgtacataattattttgtatatattatgcttgtatctgcgctcttccctcgcactaaaaacaacctgaatgatcatgtctccggttttgctctgtaacattgtctgtctctcgaacatgttatgtcccgttgccttgaggttttgtatataaaggagagtgttccttaataaacaactcagttgattgcatcctgcctttgagttcacaaccctctctcggcccgtcacactggtaTTGAACCATTTTATATtgactgttcattacttcccttctggtttatttatttccattttttctatctcctcactgggctattttccatgttggagcctttgggcttatatcatcatgctttgctaactagggatgtagctttgtttataataataataataataataataataataataataataataataataataataataataataatgattctatagatttttgcatgttaTTTCTCtcctctattattttttttattcaggccCGAGTTATTTAAAGCTGCGATTGTTGTAACAGCTAAAATTTAGCTCACAACGATATAATTACAACAAAATCACTATCAATCGTCCTGAATTTCAACAAAATCGCGAGGTTAGGGCCTGTGCACCGTGTGATGTTGTATCTGTCTCAAAACAAATACAGAATGTTCAAGCTAACTATAATTTTTCGCTATGATAAGACGACCAATGCAATACTGACTACATGGTGTAACATGACGTGCAGTGTCGTCCGAGTGTCACTATTAATCGCAAATTGATGTCACAAGATTTGATTGATAAttttatgagtaattcttacactatagccacccCATAAATTCATAGATTTTTCAGGCTcttctgctttcttgtctaaaaaTTATCTCTACCTCGCTATCAATGCTGGAATTTACGTTTTTgcaaataataaatttttcttttgtattttgattATTCGTAAAAATGATTTTCAGGTGGTAAAATGTGCACATATTTCGTAATATATATGTGACGCTTATTTTACAAAATCAGTCATTTTACAAAATGGCCGACCACTATGCAAGAAGACCAAGTTTATAGTCCTATTACAAAATTACCTAAATATCTCAATTTTTGTAAAGAGATCAAAATTTTGGCCAACTTACAAAATTCTCAGTATTATGTTCAATGGAAGGCAGCGACCATAAGAAAATAGGGTTATCGTCGTTAGAAAATACACATTCCAAATACATCAAAACTTGGGAAGTTTTTGCAAGTAGCTAATTGAATAAAGCCAAGTAAATGATAAACTTAAGTGAATGTAAAATACATTTGAGAAAATGCATAAATACAACAAACTTTAAAAAGTATGTTTATTCAACATACAGAAAATTGTCTAAAATCCTTAAGCGGGTGTTTGTATGTTTCATGTGTTTTTGTGTTGATACTGTTAGAGCAAGAGTTACTGTATTTGCATCTgctgttgcatattttttttttttttttaaacaattgcaTTGCCTGGTCATACATGGCTTAGTGCAAGAGAATTTAACGAATTCCTGACCTTGTCCCATAGATTCTGCAATGGCTATTTAGACCCCATTCATTTTAATCAAAATGTTTGTATCTTTTGCTGCCGTTgtgttttttttctctatttaataAACATGTGATCTTTTTTACCTCTCCCGCTATATCAACCTATCAGTACATTCCTTCTTAGAAATGAGCTCCATTCAGGACCTGAGACTATCATTTCTTCCTGAGAATGGACAATGACATTTCAGTGTTCTCTCAATATTTATCACTATTGTAaaacattatataataatttttctgaTAACACACTTATTATCCAGATTTCGGATAATAAATGTTATGTTTCGGCTAATAAAGATTACTTTTATCCTTTACTTTCCTTTCTTTCAATTGGCTACGCACTAAAACTTTTTAAGTATTGATGTATTTGAAATGTGTAATTAGTAAGATTGGATaaactcattttattttattttatgtggctatgaatttggtctttttgcataatggccggcaTGTTGTAAAATGACTAATTTTGCAAAATGACTGTATCATATACATTCAATCCTTTTTTAATACTTAAAATAGTATTTGAATATACATACTAAGGAAAAAATACTTCAATATATGTGTAAAAGTATGCAATACTTGAATATACATGTTCATGTAAACAGTATTTTAATGTACATGCAAAGGTTATTACACCTCATACAAATGAAAATGTACAATATCTGAATGCTATTAACAAGAATATTCAAGCAACGCAAAGTAACATGTAATATTATTTTGCTGAAGTATATGCAGACAATAATTGCATTAAATACATGTTATTTCACGGCAAAGaagataataaataattaaagaatCGTAAAAAGATAAATACTAAAACATGAAATCAATGTATGCAATTTTTTATCAAATTGAATTCaatatagtatataatttttttccaaaaacagAATTCTCATACATTAAATTGCATGCAATTGTACCAGATTTCTGCAAATGAACATATTTTGCAGGGGAATTACCATTGTCAAGCAGGTGATTACGTTGACATTTGCCAGTAATGCTTGATATGTTGCACTGTTTAGTAGTCAGGTTAGGTAAAGTTGGATCAGACCTCGAGCTGCTATGTTGCATCACATGCGTCATATCATCCTCTTGATCTAACATATTTATAGTTGGAAGAGATCTCATTATAATCAAGTTATGCAACACACACGCGGCCAGCATCATAGACTCAATACGATCATGAGGACGATTTATAGGTATGTGAAACAATCTGAACCTGTGCGAAAAATGTTAaaaattgatattaatagtaaATGTCATAcaaaaaaatttcacaatatatactgtatgtattttcataatcaattaaaaatgaaatactgttatgatacaatattaaatgaaaagaataatCATGAAGAATAACTGCTGCTTTCTAAAATCTCAAGGGTGTTGACAACTATGCGTTTTACACTGCTTAGTTGATAGTAGATGCGTTTTGGTTTTATCAGGTATCGTGCAGGGTACAGTTTCATCAAATACGTCTTTAGAGTGAGAGCATTATCTCCAATGAAGAAATAGTTGACTGGGCGTTTATTTTCAGCTTCATTTGTCAATCTCTCAGGACCGATTATATTTGCTTTATGTATATCCAACATTTGGCTTGGTTTTGACTTGTACTCGGGCCCTATGGCACCTACATCTACTTAGCAAAGCTTGTACTCAGTGTCTGTTTCAAGGAAAATCACAAAGAACTTCTTAAATTACGATAATAAGTCCCTACATTGGATGGTTTCTGGATGCTAATACCTTTCCCGTATGTTGCTCCAAGAATGCGTGGGCGATTCAATCATTTTATTACAACAATGGGCTACATCCTACTATACCTCTTATGTATTGGGAACCAGCATGACCTCATCTTCGAAGGCATGCCTAATAACCCCACAAGTCTCAGGCAAAGTACTGCTGATCGTATTGGAAGTTATCTGGAAATGGAAAGTCAAGTTCTTGTAGGTACTCCGGTTGCAAGGTAATGTAGGGTAATTGCAACTTGCAGGCTCATTGGTTCTCCTCCTGAATGTTCGGAACTCATTCCACAGTTTTGTTGAAAAAGTCCCTTGTAATAGTGGTAAATTTCCTGTAAAGTCCTGGATTTTCAGTTGCCAATTCTTGCATCAAGTTTTCATAGTACCTTTTCTCCTCTCTGCATTGTAAGTAGAGTCAAACCCAGCAAATTCTTGTTTTTTTCCTGTATTCATGACTTTGTTGTTCTTGTATGATCTTCAACTTCAAGATGGCTTCATGATATTTCAAAATTGACTGGTCTAATTCAGGGTCATGATGGTTCGCAGGATAAAGGTCTAAGAAATCCATGGTGTTCTAAAATTATTACACAATGGGTATGGTAGATGTTCCTCACAATGCCACTTCAGAAAGAATTTTGAAGGTGCAAAGGTCACCTGCAATATGTATAAGCTGCTATTCTTGCTTGTGGCAGAGAATGATGTCCCAACATCAATCACTATGAAGTCCCTCTGTGATGTGAATGCAATGCAATTAAATCCCTATTGGTCATTATGTGCTTGCGACCTACGTCATCAGGTTGCAACTACAATATGTACGCGTGACGTATTCATCGCCGTGAATGTACCATATGGTCATGCCCGCATGTCACCTTATAAAAATTGACACAATGATGATGTGTACCACTAATATCAACGGACGCCATGGTATTGCagacagatgattttttttttttttttttttgacacccaaGCCATGCGATTGCTAGCGATTATCGCCAAACTTAACCATTACTCTGTTCAGGGCCCTATATCGCTCATTTGGAACTCGTGGATAACGGCGATGTAATGGATTCTCAGAAAAGCTAACCCTCTTTTTTAGGATAGCAATAAACAATTGGCTTTCCTGTTCTATTTTACTATGCTGATTCTCAGacagaaaaatattttgtaaaatcatGGTAAATAAGTCCGTATATATGTCTCGCTTCTCCAAGTAAATGCATTTAAGATATGTCACTACTTGCAAACAATGGAGAATTAGAATGACATTAAAAGCCATTGTGTTACTCTTTGACAAGTTTGTTTCATtacaaatttcctttcctcttAAAGAAAACTTCATGACTTTTGTGACTAGTTTTGCCTAAACAGAAAATAACCATGATATGTAATCATGTTTAGCAGTTCCAACAAAATCGGAAATGCAAATCAAATGGAGTATATTCAGCATCCTTAAATCTGAATGTTCCCATGACTATTAAGGTGCCAGAATATATTAAACACAGTACTACTTATAATCTTTTGATTACACAGAGCCCCATATAACACTTGAAATCTTTATACAGTATGGGAAAGGTAGTCCCAAGTTTTTCATGAAATGGCACATTTCATCAAAGCTGTACAACATACCTAAATTAGTTTGTGTCAGCTAGCAAAGCAAGACTGGAATTTTCACTTCTTCCTGTAGTTTTTATCCACCTTTTTACACAAGCTCTGAAATAAGCAATAACTAGAGGAGATGTATCATCTAGATTATCCTCATCTGATGGTTTATCAGGGGTTTTTAACCTTTATATACCTTTTTAAGTATTCTTTATGTCAGCCATGCATCCTTCTCTCCTTTTGTCTCATTATATATACAACTGcaaaagaatgaaaacaataagAATTAATCATACACATCTAAAGGGagttatatacacatacaaacatactgtGGGAGtaagccgttaggttgtaactgagaggcgaggtgaatgcaggcTTAGgaggtcataaaaattcaaacaaaataattcgtgAAAAGAGAGGCTTAAACAGGTTTTCATAACAGTAAGGTGTAGAGCGAGAGatacagtaaaatagaaaataccgttacagtgtacgagcatgtgtcaaacacgtgcggtacatgactcccccctatAAAAGACATGCATGTGGAAGAGGACACCCTGCTCTTCATAAAtgtactgtaggcgggttatcttgcAGGACATATCCAGGTATTagaggatcaatggagacccagtgttctttgccatgGATGTTGATTAAGATAGCCTATGGGGTTCAATGGATTacaaggaaagggaccgtgtaaTGGGGCATTAGCAGTCCCACTCCTGAATCTATATGAAGATGTACTCATGAAATTTGGATGAAATACAGGAActgatccaatccttagcatccttagtaatgtcataccaaatgaacttagtcttcagtaGGCATGAGGGATGTAAAACACCATGATTGATATCAAACACCTGTTGATGCATGGGAGCACGTATCTATGGTCGTGGTCCACCGGTACTAATGTTACAGAAGAGGGTGATCTTCGAGTCGTCGAgggtgacgtcttcccaacggagggtgttgtacatgcttggtactctgcatCATTTAGTTGGCCTTCTGCCAAGGCATTTTAATTCTATCCTAGGTGAATGGCGGCTACTGTGctccttgacagggcatcggcaacaggattcatttgcCCAGGGGCgctttgaagggtgcaattgtattcagctacgacggagagatgtcggcattgaaaGGTAGATTTGgtgttggactgtcaagtgaaggcttgCAGCAGAGGCAAGTGGTCTGTGCGAATGGCGAAGGGCATACCCTCTAAGAAGtgtcgaaagtgacggacagcaagaTGCACCGTCAGCAATTCGCAGTCAAAACTTGAGTAGCAGAATTCCACATTAGACAGTTTTCTACTTAAGAAGGTCTATGggtggggcaagcctttgaccacctgcttaacTACTGCACCAATAGTAACTTCACTGGCATTGGTAGAGAGCAGGAGAAggacatgtggcacaggaaaagtgaatgCAGCAACCGTTGATAGGGCATTCATTGCGTTGCAGAagtctgcttcttgaagggaacctaACTTTAGGTCCTATgccttgcccttgaaggaggtgtAGAAAGGGACAAAAatagcagcaatggctggcaggcgACGGTActaatagttgataatgcccaagaattcttgcagtgctcagatggtcaagggtgtggggaagttctgaatggctgctaccttctctgcAAAGGGTGAACTCCAtcaagagtgatgcagtgccctaggaACGATACTCTGTTGGCGTCGAGTTTTCACCTGTCAAACCGGACGACAAAGTTGTTCTATTGTAGGCGGAAAAGAAAataagtatgtcatccatgtaacatacacagaaggggagggcCCCTATGTTGCCATCCATGAGGAGTTGAAAAGTGGCCCTAAAATaatgaaggccaaaacagtagtaattgatgGTGTATGTATCAAAGGGGATGGTGATGGCGGTGTTGgggttgtcttctgggttcatcGGCATCTGATAATGCCTCTTcaagaggttgagcgtggagaaattCTTGTCTTTtaacaagtaggaggtcacattggcgaTGATTGGGAAGGGGTAGTAATCTAATTctctctgcatgttcaggcacctataaTCCCAACATGGAAGCAGAGAGCCATCTTTGTtcaagatgtgtaagggtgacgaccattggcttgAGGTCTTTTGGTAAtagcccatttcttctattttggagAATATTTGTTTAGCGGCTATCAAATGATCTGTGTTTGCCGGGAGCTGTGTGTTTTTACGAAGTTATGGACAGAAAAGTTAAGAGtttgacatgaggaggtgggcataggcctcCGTGAGAGCACTGATGTGGTGAGTTAGGTTGGAGGGGTTAGGTTGAAGAAGTGTTAACAAGTAAGAATCTGTGTTAACACACTCGGTGAGTGACAACAGCCAGgatgtggaaatgtgagaggattTCCGCGCCGAGGActgacaatgtgacgtcagcaacgagaaaattccaattatatttggcgcttccaaatgatCATGTAGGgttttcataaccatgggtgggtatcgcagttCTGTTAGCAGCTATCAGGTAGACGTCGGCAAACTACATCGCTTCCTGCAGATTGGCCTTGGCAGAATAGAACGGTAAGCACACGTGGTGTAATTGATGTAGGTCAtgaaagtggtgaagtggctgtccataatggcattgactttggtcataaagtcctttatgggcaaaatattgacatcgggtatggcagagtgAACAGGTTTAGATAAGTGTCATATCCAATAGGACACGAAATAGCATTACcgcatgaggagagccatctgcgccAGGTTGCAAGTGAGAGATACTGGTCATTATTCTGAGGGCATGTGAAGTCTTTTGGTTGCCATatggttgttgagagaggtgaaaaaatTGGCTACACGagtggctggcgatggcgagtactgctccaggaggtatgttttaaggACATCATTAGCTATTGGGATGTCACCTGGCTTCCAAAGCCCATCAGGGAAAGTGTACTCAGGGATCGTCAATAGAACATAATTTGCTTGAGTGAGTCATACCCTTGTTATGGAATTGAACCTTTGTGCACCGAAACCATGCAAATGATTTAGTACTGGTGAAGGGCTGTAGTTTCCTGTGTCATTGATAGAAGAGTCAGGACCGGAGGGCAGCATCGTCAAATAGTAAGAAatggcagtgagggggaaggcgagAGGGAACTGGTCATTCCGATGGTCACTAATGTGGAAGTGAGCCATTAGGTTGTTATTGAGAGGCGACGTGAACATAACTATCTCCACAGAGAGTGAGTATATATACAAAAGGTTCATGTTAAGAaggtcatagaaaaaaaaataataattcgtgaaaagtatatatatatatatatatatatatatatatatatataaaaatatatatatatatatatatatatatatatatatatatatatatatatatatatatatatatatatatatatatatatatatatatatatatatatatatataatagtgtaccgAGGCCGGCAGAAGGACACCTAGATGTTAGAATAGATATGCATGTACACAAACATTTAACCCTTCCCCCTCtcacttccctaactacaacacggcagtttcaggaatgtgttggagattgtggtttctaaGTGTACCTCTTTAGTTACTCCCCTCTTCCCCTATcggagggactgggagagaccgagtaatcatacatTTGGCATGCTGCTGTGCATGACaggataaaacacacacacacacacacacacacacacatatatatatatatatatatatatatatatatatatatatatatatatatatatatatatatatatatatatatatatatatatatatatacagtcagagagagagagagagagagagagaggtacatatgttgctcttcattatataggggagatatcatACATGGGAGACGATATTACTCAAACGTTTTGATTAAGACTTTGGTTTATTAATTAATACCATATAAACGGCTCTTATTATTTAGCTTCCTTTTTGCATTCGCATTTGGGAACGGTGACCTGACGCTTGAACCTTTTAGTTGTTGTGCAGAAAAGTAAAATGAGAATGGAATGTTGGGAAAACCAACTAGCATTTGTAGGTCATAGCAGGTTATCATCTCCGGTTCGCCGTCAACTTCAGTTTCCTTGATACTAAAAGACAATATATCAAGTATTATATCATAATCCCAATCGCTCATTACAATGTAAATTACGTCAGTTGAAAATGAATGGGAAAACAACAATAGCTGTTACTCTAAACGTTATAAAATCCATCGAAATTCAGTTTTCGAATTCGTTCGTCGTCAACTCATCCGATGGGAGGATGGTTCGTATAAAAGGAAGCTTCCAATGGAAGCCGATGAAGAGTTCCAGACCCAACCGAGGAAGGAGCAACATTATTCACCATGAAAGCGGTAAGATGAAcctttaatattttattcatttaaagtTAGAAGTTGAGATCATATAAATCAATCAGCTTCAGTGATTTCTTGCCTGCCATTTTAAATATCTACACATTTACCAGACTCAGGTTTTTGTGATTGTTAGATTTCTCTAAAACAGATATAAACATAGTTGTAAAAACGATTTCGTTATATTCACCTCTTCATAttcgttgtaaaaaaaaaatgagattctcTACCAGTGAGTATACCTTGAATTCACCtgattgatatgaaaatatatcttcATTATCATTTTGCTTTACAGATCAGTGTTGCCTTGTTGCTGCTTGTGGCCCTTTTTGCCCTGATGGAATTGACTGGAGCCGCGCCGGAACCTGAACCTCACCGCAGCTATTACTTTGGAAACCGCCCCTATGGCTTCGGTGGCTATGGCTATAGACCCTTCGGATTTGGCTTTGGATATGGCGGTTACGGGGGTGGCTATGGCGGCGGCTATGGTGGCTATGGTGGCTATGGTGGCTACGGTGGCTACGGTGGCTATGGAGGTTATTACGGATGATCAATTACTCTCCTGATGAAGCGGGAGGTTTGACCATCACTGAGCATAGTTACCTTATTTATACATGGGAcacttgataattatttttattcaaatagttAAGCATTTTGACGGGCATGTACCTCTATTCTCATTTATTTAATAAAAGATATCTTTACTTAAGAATCAAATTTTAATAAATTGTTCATCCTTCCAATATTtacaaatgattattattttttagatgTAATGTCAGGTGAAATAGGACATTACCTTATTTAACCTATTTTCATTCGCTGTGtttattatactattatttttttttatcattggtaATTTATGGTAGCCGTTTCACATTTAACAGTAAATCCTTCTCATCGCTAAATGTGCCCTTTCAAACGTTTGTTTTAAAGGACGATATTAATGTCCAACCGAAAATCTGTCTGATTGGCACCAATAGAAGCGATGTAGTGAGATCCACTAATATTTGTGTTAGCTTGAACAGAAAGTCCAGAAAAACAAAGATATTAAAGAACAATTGTCTTGTCAAGTGAGCTCTGACCCACGGCACATTAAGCTTATCGTAGTGATATCCATATTCCTTCCTTCATGTAATAAACTGCACCAATGCATTTGAAGGAAGTGAACGTTTTCCCCAGTTAGTGGGCTCCTTCTGGAGTATTGCAATCGGTGGGAGAAACCTCAGGGTCTGCTGGTCATTCAAGTCCAACAACCTGAAAGCAGAAAAGATCATCAAAGGGATCGATAGGTGAAGTGGCTTGCTTCAAATGAAGAGCATCAACTTTCCATTGGCGTCTCTATAGTAGCGAGACCTCTTCATTCGGCAATAAGAATATCCTACCTACATTGGAAGGTACAAACTATCCCTGTGTGATTATGCAGGTATCTTTCCAAAGAGGCAGTGAGTAAGATCCTCACAAAGTACTTTGGGACAACACTGATTATTATCTTTTAGGGCCATGCCCTTTACCTCCAACAGGTACTTAAGGGTCATCCAGAGGTATAACTGAAACAAAGATGAAAAAGAACATATACAAAACAATCTTAAGATTGATAAAAAGGTGTAAAATGTAATTGTTATGGCCGACGCAAGGTCTATTGGTTGGAAGTTAAGTTTATTTAAATTTCGTTCGTGTGGTTCTGGTTGAGGTGGTGCCAATTAATCTGAGCTCATTTATCAGACAATGAATGAAAACAAAGAGGTTATAATCTTAATAACGGTTAATACCTCTCATCGTAATTAAATTACAATAAATACAAAATCatctctttaaatatataaatatatatatatatatatatatatatatatatatatatatatatatatatatatatatatatatatatatatatatatatatatatatatatatatacatatatatataagtgaataaaatatcgatataaataaatggaagttTCAACAACATGATAAAAAAATGGTATATTGTTAACGGAAAATTAtcctttaaaagaaatattattaagcaaaacaaagaaaacagaaaatatgaTCCCCAAATGATATCTCTTTGGTAGAAA
It encodes:
- the LOC137624969 gene encoding neuropeptide-like protein 33; its protein translation is MKAISVALLLLVALFALMELTGAAPEPEPHRSYYFGNRPYGFGGYGYRPFGFGFGYGGYGGGYGGGYGGYGGYGGYGGYGGYGGYYG